One Pantoea trifolii genomic region harbors:
- a CDS encoding CS1 type fimbrial major subunit, protein MQKLIKPLVIAAALTAVFNAQAVQKDITVNANVDSTVDMTQADGTALPGTINMQYIPGRGLSTYSLDTKIWSNSQTANINVALVSAAQLNNTVTGTAVPLTVTLGADLKPITTTNTALTYASLFPAGTANGSSVLPLKISQTTQGVLATGTYSGVISLLITQATTQS, encoded by the coding sequence TGCAAAAATTAATCAAACCACTTGTCATCGCTGCTGCGTTAACGGCTGTATTTAATGCACAGGCGGTGCAGAAAGATATTACGGTGAATGCGAATGTCGATTCAACGGTCGATATGACCCAGGCGGACGGAACCGCATTACCGGGTACCATTAATATGCAATATATTCCGGGCCGTGGTTTGTCTACCTATTCACTGGACACCAAAATCTGGTCAAACTCGCAAACCGCCAATATTAACGTTGCGCTGGTGAGCGCTGCGCAGCTTAACAATACCGTTACCGGTACAGCGGTACCTTTGACCGTCACGCTGGGCGCGGATTTAAAACCGATCACCACCACCAACACGGCGCTGACTTACGCCTCGCTGTTCCCGGCGGGCACCGCCAATGGTTCGTCAGTATTGCCACTGAAAATCTCGCAGACCACGCAAGGCGTGCTGGCAACCGGCACCTATTCCGGCGTGATTAGCCTGTTGATTACTCAGGCCACCACGCAGAGCTAA
- a CDS encoding TcfC E-set like domain-containing protein, translating into MKVNIRVVLIASFITLIPSLAPRAATQVPPGFESLVTGQTLWVNLSVYGQSLGLFEASVSLDSVRFLKPHQVARAVMQHYQKDPQQEKRLDHLISEPLARNGNKACSSNGGAAGCDYLETDSLALIYDENNARVALFLGPEFVPLAADNSSPYYQQTAETEAAFIHQQNINFVTNRDDQTLSLQGAGALGFTENSYAGIDWDYLAQKYRQQSHQEVRFNNVFLRRDLGKRYYVQAGRMDSRDIFSNAGGNITLSQLPLSTIEGARVGSTLAWMNRAQAAQGTPVTVFITRPSRIDAYRGQQLLGTFYLNAGTQNLDTSAFPNGSYSVTLRIYEDNQLSRTQQVPFSRTGNATSQNIEWFVQGGSIPDREMQGNGAASPSGADRRVMQAGIKVPVMQDAALTGGVAVTNRNRFIESALDWSHGFDNPLLDGILTTRFSYLKGSEGSRGNIQQVAYNDGFSLSFYRSALYAQDCYSNNGGQYGFSGCYQSSSLMFSVPVKSWYLNAGYSASKNEGRNVLPVQWDDNGVVPQWARRNIYSKTQTTTWQAGLGRGFSVNGLNINTSANLFTRTSSSGTQRDNGGFLSVSLSRVSTPTIDSRSSYSSLGMTYQTDRHNKDQVGYNVAQNWYFDAQNQQEIGVNLNGNQENTLNASVYGKTAGEYGSGSLAFSSASSGSSTQRFSSSGSYNSSLAVARSGLYWGKWGNGLPGAAVGLHVASSDDSRDTRVDVSVDGAGSASLHGTGRTLFSVPAYTQSAISINDSIESKDGMRSEITQGAGRRTLFIAPGRMLVSKVNIVSRYTWLGRLMINPQRPLEGATPLNVASWSGLGQGGFSAETDHRIKNLYMVRGMQMYRCEIKVKSIHDVVRYVGDSDCKPIELASLPQDVQQRAKMLIVTRQADEVPLARTAPSASQQQ; encoded by the coding sequence ATGAAGGTCAATATTCGCGTCGTTTTAATCGCCTCTTTCATTACCCTGATCCCCTCTCTTGCACCCCGGGCGGCCACGCAGGTTCCGCCTGGTTTCGAATCGCTGGTCACCGGCCAGACGCTGTGGGTCAACCTTTCTGTTTACGGGCAATCGCTCGGCTTGTTTGAAGCTTCTGTTTCGCTGGATAGCGTCAGGTTCTTGAAACCGCATCAGGTTGCGCGGGCGGTGATGCAGCATTATCAAAAGGATCCGCAGCAGGAAAAGCGCTTAGACCATCTCATCAGTGAACCTTTGGCACGCAACGGTAATAAGGCATGCAGCAGCAACGGCGGCGCAGCGGGCTGTGACTATCTGGAGACCGATTCCCTCGCGCTGATCTATGACGAAAATAATGCCAGAGTGGCGCTGTTTCTCGGCCCGGAATTTGTGCCGCTTGCGGCTGACAATTCATCGCCCTATTACCAGCAGACCGCCGAAACGGAAGCGGCGTTTATTCATCAGCAGAATATTAACTTCGTCACCAACCGCGATGACCAGACGTTATCGCTGCAGGGGGCGGGCGCGCTAGGATTTACTGAAAACAGCTATGCCGGTATCGACTGGGACTATCTGGCGCAAAAATACCGGCAGCAAAGTCATCAGGAAGTGCGTTTTAACAACGTGTTTCTGCGCCGCGATCTCGGCAAACGCTATTATGTGCAGGCCGGACGCATGGATTCGCGCGATATCTTCAGCAACGCCGGCGGCAACATTACCTTAAGCCAACTGCCGCTCAGCACCATCGAAGGTGCGCGCGTCGGTTCGACGCTCGCCTGGATGAACCGCGCACAGGCGGCGCAAGGCACGCCGGTCACTGTCTTTATTACGCGCCCGTCGCGTATTGATGCTTATCGCGGGCAGCAACTGCTTGGCACCTTTTACCTGAATGCCGGCACGCAAAATCTTGATACCAGCGCCTTTCCCAATGGTAGCTACAGCGTGACGCTACGTATCTATGAAGATAATCAGTTGTCGCGTACCCAACAGGTTCCTTTTAGCCGCACCGGTAATGCCACCAGCCAGAACATTGAATGGTTTGTGCAAGGCGGCTCCATTCCCGATCGCGAGATGCAGGGCAACGGCGCTGCGTCGCCATCGGGTGCCGATCGCCGTGTGATGCAGGCGGGCATCAAAGTGCCTGTGATGCAAGACGCTGCGCTGACCGGCGGTGTCGCCGTGACCAACCGCAACCGCTTTATTGAAAGCGCACTCGACTGGAGCCACGGATTTGATAATCCGCTGCTCGACGGCATCCTCACCACCCGCTTTAGCTACCTGAAAGGCAGCGAAGGTTCGCGCGGCAATATCCAGCAGGTCGCTTATAACGACGGATTCTCCCTCAGTTTCTACCGCAGCGCCCTGTATGCGCAGGATTGCTACAGCAACAACGGTGGGCAATACGGTTTTAGCGGGTGCTACCAGAGCAGCAGCCTAATGTTCAGCGTGCCGGTGAAAAGCTGGTATCTGAATGCCGGTTACAGTGCCAGCAAGAACGAGGGCCGCAATGTGCTTCCGGTGCAGTGGGATGATAACGGCGTCGTGCCGCAGTGGGCGCGCCGCAACATCTACAGTAAAACGCAGACCACCACCTGGCAGGCTGGCCTGGGGCGCGGCTTCAGCGTCAACGGACTCAATATTAATACCAGCGCCAACCTCTTTACCCGCACCAGCAGCAGCGGAACTCAGCGCGATAACGGTGGCTTCCTCTCCGTCTCACTCTCGCGCGTCAGCACGCCAACCATTGATTCACGTTCGAGCTACAGTTCGCTCGGCATGACCTACCAAACCGATCGCCACAACAAGGATCAGGTTGGCTATAACGTGGCGCAAAACTGGTATTTCGATGCGCAGAATCAGCAGGAGATCGGCGTGAACCTCAACGGTAATCAGGAAAATACTCTGAATGCTTCCGTTTACGGCAAAACTGCGGGCGAATACGGCAGCGGCAGCCTGGCATTCAGCTCTGCGTCGTCCGGTTCATCCACTCAGCGCTTCAGCAGCAGCGGCAGCTACAACTCCTCATTGGCGGTAGCGCGTTCCGGCCTCTATTGGGGCAAATGGGGCAACGGCCTGCCCGGTGCGGCGGTCGGTCTGCATGTGGCGAGCAGCGATGACAGTCGCGATACCCGGGTAGATGTCTCGGTTGATGGCGCAGGCAGCGCCAGCCTGCATGGCACCGGCCGCACACTTTTCAGCGTTCCGGCTTACACCCAGAGCGCGATCAGCATCAATGATTCTATCGAATCCAAAGACGGGATGCGCAGCGAAATTACTCAAGGTGCCGGACGACGCACGCTGTTCATCGCGCCGGGTCGCATGCTGGTCAGCAAGGTGAACATTGTTTCGCGCTACACCTGGCTCGGCAGGCTGATGATCAATCCACAGCGTCCACTGGAAGGCGCCACGCCGCTGAATGTCGCCAGCTGGTCCGGTTTAGGCCAGGGCGGATTCAGCGCTGAGACCGATCACCGCATAAAAAATCTTTACATGGTGCGCGGCATGCAGATGTACCGCTGTGAAATTAAGGTGAAAAGCATCCATGACGTGGTGCGTTACGTCGGCGACAGCGACTGCAAACCTATCGAACTGGCTTCATTGCCGCAGGATGTGCAGCAACGAGCAAAAATGCTGATTGTCACCCGCCAGGCAGATGAGGTTCCGCTGGCACGTACTGCGCCTTCTGCGTCGCAACAACAATAG
- a CDS encoding CfaE/CblD family pilus tip adhesin, producing the protein MKSKLLSALTLLGMLAAMQVQAAMLTPSGRNTSVAVTFDRMSVPAQLPIWTNENGGYDTNDAPKWGRNTLVCQSRTSNQYGACLTLPVWLEASPSPYPVPLLFTESSTKQTLVLNVYLTKRRSLNNVVVATNLVPMNAFGGAVTPRGDGTDYSAYLPSSELSKFPSAGTWSATLKMSLMQWPVTSCTGNSQNVNVGCTNVTKMGDWIANMTFKVTDYGNQQIYLPEFGNAAASVDLGLKTFPGARATTTVSGSRSLDMCLYDGNNSDSNRVSLLFQDEGAAAPGRGTGLFSLYRTGADKTLAQNRLDYAIEVINPLTKARQVVENGSEIIWSGTNRGVLRRVVLPGQSNSVLCVPAPMQLITPAFILSSKTAGRYQGTLRIIYTPTTQ; encoded by the coding sequence ATGAAAAGTAAATTGCTTAGCGCGCTGACGCTATTAGGGATGTTGGCGGCCATGCAGGTGCAGGCCGCCATGCTGACGCCTTCTGGGCGCAATACCAGCGTTGCCGTAACATTTGACCGTATGTCAGTGCCGGCGCAATTGCCGATCTGGACCAATGAAAATGGCGGTTACGATACCAATGACGCGCCAAAATGGGGCCGCAACACGCTGGTTTGCCAGTCGCGCACCAGCAATCAATATGGTGCCTGCCTGACATTACCTGTTTGGCTGGAAGCGTCTCCGTCACCCTATCCCGTGCCGCTGTTGTTCACCGAAAGTAGCACCAAACAGACGTTGGTACTGAATGTCTATCTCACCAAAAGGCGATCGCTGAATAATGTGGTGGTGGCGACCAATCTGGTGCCGATGAATGCCTTTGGCGGTGCCGTCACGCCGCGTGGCGATGGCACAGATTATTCGGCCTATCTTCCCTCCTCCGAGCTGAGTAAATTCCCGTCGGCGGGCACCTGGAGCGCGACGTTGAAAATGTCGCTGATGCAGTGGCCAGTCACATCCTGCACCGGAAATTCGCAGAACGTGAATGTGGGATGTACCAATGTGACGAAAATGGGTGACTGGATCGCCAACATGACCTTCAAGGTGACCGACTACGGTAATCAGCAAATCTATCTGCCGGAGTTTGGCAATGCGGCCGCCAGCGTTGACCTTGGTTTAAAAACCTTCCCCGGCGCGCGCGCCACCACCACCGTCAGCGGCAGTCGTTCGCTGGATATGTGCCTGTACGACGGCAATAATTCTGACAGCAACCGGGTTAGCCTGTTGTTTCAGGACGAAGGTGCAGCCGCGCCCGGCCGGGGAACGGGGTTGTTTTCGCTATATCGCACAGGCGCGGATAAAACTCTGGCGCAAAATCGCCTCGATTATGCGATTGAAGTAATCAACCCGCTGACCAAAGCGCGTCAGGTGGTTGAGAACGGCAGTGAGATTATCTGGAGTGGCACCAACAGAGGTGTGTTGCGGCGGGTGGTGTTGCCGGGCCAGAGTAATTCGGTGCTGTGCGTTCCCGCGCCGATGCAGCTTATTACGCCAGCCTTCATCCTGTCGTCAAAAACAGCGGGCCGTTATCAGGGCACGCTGAGGATTATTTATACCCCGACGACGCAATAA
- a CDS encoding LuxR C-terminal-related transcriptional regulator: protein MDVIYLDQSCYHQQGLIALLEHSSITCCNTLREMKTLMRDREKTATLSPIIIFDLPENFRTALAQIDYLTRMKITLNATLIFFSDSVKNKINYSTHAITADCFIDKRSPIGTISTQLAMMLCQHKNGQLLAAPAINDHLTRKEFNFLRCLFTYESIEGVAKITGINKKTLYSHQNKIVKKLNLKNSLHLYQRFTNNF, encoded by the coding sequence ATGGATGTCATTTATCTGGATCAGTCTTGCTATCACCAGCAGGGCTTAATTGCGCTGCTGGAACATTCAAGTATCACTTGCTGTAATACGCTTCGAGAAATGAAGACGCTGATGCGTGACAGGGAAAAAACCGCCACTCTTTCACCAATCATTATTTTTGATCTGCCAGAAAACTTCCGCACGGCGCTGGCTCAGATAGATTATCTGACCAGAATGAAAATCACCTTAAATGCGACGCTGATTTTCTTTTCAGATTCAGTAAAAAACAAAATTAATTACAGCACTCATGCCATCACAGCCGATTGTTTTATCGATAAAAGATCTCCAATCGGCACCATCAGTACCCAGCTGGCGATGATGCTGTGCCAGCATAAAAACGGCCAGCTGCTGGCTGCTCCCGCCATCAATGATCATTTAACCCGTAAAGAATTTAACTTCCTGCGTTGTTTATTCACGTACGAATCGATTGAAGGCGTGGCGAAGATAACCGGTATAAATAAAAAAACGCTCTATAGCCATCAGAATAAAATCGTTAAAAAACTTAATCTGAAAAACAGCCTGCATCTCTATCAGCGTTTCACCAATAATTTTTAA